TGTTTGTAGGGTCTTCAACAGTCTCTTGTGTACCGGCCACTGCCTATTCTCTGCGCTACCCCACCGGATTTAGAAAACCCTCTCACATAGTCCTCTCCTCGCCTCCTCCTTTCCAGCCGACTTGACGCTGGACCCTGGCACCGCACACCGCCGCCTGCTCATCTCCACTGACCGTCGCAGCGTCCGACTGGCCCCACCAGGAACCCCTGTACCCCTGGACGGCCCCGCGCGCTTCGATCAGCTCCCAGCGGTACTAGGTGCACAGGGCTTCGGGGCCGGCCGCCATTGCTGGGAAGTGGAGACCGCGGATGCTGCCTCTTACGGAGACTCTTCCGGAGAGGATGAGGACGACGGGGAGAGCTGCTATGCAGTGGGCGCTGCCGGGGAATCGGTGCAACGCAAAGGCCGCATCAGGCTGTGCCCAGCGGAGGCCGTGTGGGCAGTGGAAGGCCGCGGCGGCCGCCTGTGGGCCCTCACCGCACCGGAGCCCACCCTGCTGGGTGGCGCAGGACCACCGCCAAAGCGCATTCGTGTGGACTTGGATTGGGAGCGGGGCCGCGTGGCCTTCTACGACGGCCGCTCATTGGACTTGCTGTTCGCCTTCCAGGCGCCCGGACCCCTGGGGGAGCGCGTATTCCCTCTGCTTTGCACTTGTGATCCCCGGGCCCCGCTCCGCATTGTGCCAGGAGAAGGCTGAGAGCCTCCCTCCTGGCCCCTGAGTTTGGACCAGCTACTTTGAGGCTGTTTCCTCTAGTTGCTGAAACGGGTTCATAAGCCTATGCAATAGTATTAATAAGCACTCATCACCAATTCTCATTATCCCCATCCCCACAAACCTTACCAGGCCTCTAGGCTTTCACATCCTGGCCCCAAATCCAATAGCTCCTGCCCCCTTTCTCTTGGGGAATATCCCCCACCCCACTACTCCAGTACTTTCTGTTAGTTCTCCCTTTCTACACTATTCTAGGCCTCAATTGTGGAATTGGTTCAGCTTGTTAAGTACTGGTGAGCCATCCACATTTACTACACAGAGGTCCTGGCTTTCTTAACTTCAAAGGGTTCAGTGCCTTCTCCACTGTTGGAAGGCTTGTGCTTCCTGGTCCTGTCCATTTTGAGGTTTCTCCTCAAGAGAGGAAAAAGCCTTTTCCTAAAACAAGAAGCTTGAGGCTGGTTAGGCACTAGGGACCTCTAGGAAGCTTAATAGCACACCCACTTTTTTTTCAGGATGGGGGGGGGAGTGTAAGCCAGTTCTATTCTACCTTCCTTTTGTGACTGCTTTCTGTGCTCACAAATTTTGCCTATTAAAACCCTTTGTAAAATTTTCCCCTGCACATACtcacaaaaaagaatgaatggtGCTACCCCTCTTTTTCTCAACCTGGGAGACACCCAGACATCCCCAAATGCATCCTTATACATAGTCTCACATCATTCCACTCCATGTATAAATGGGCCTGTATTTAACACATTTTGTGatgttgggttatttattttgtgcATCTGTGGCAATAAATGAGATCTCAGTGCTGATATGGATTTGACTGATCTCTGCAACTGTGCATGGCAAGAGACCTGGAAAATGATAACCAGGTCCCAGTGAAGGGTGGGGAGGACTGAGAGAGCTGGATATCTGGGTTGGCAGATGCATCAAAGCCTAGGAAGGAAGGGGTAGGAGTGTAATACAGGGTACATACCCCCATCTGTttgctctctcccttttccttcctctcccagggTCCTAGGCCCCTGGGATATGTTGGATGGCTCTGAAGCTAAAGGATGAAAGGCTGAAAAGATAGTTGGCTCTAAGTGACCAATATCAAATTATCTCTGTCAAAAATCCTACATCAAATGAAAAGGGTGGGGACAAAGGACATGACTTTCTTGTTCCACTTTCCCTTAGAAGTGAGAATGACAAAGACCTCTTTCTCTAACTCCGTTTGAGGGCATGAAGGGGTAGGAAGGAGGGGAAAATTTGGGAGCCCTGCAGTGTCCCATAAGACCTCATATCCTATAGGCAAGGACTAAGATTAGGGATTATATAAATGCATAAGTGGAAAAGCTCTAAGCCAAGATTAACAAGCACAGCTGGGGTGAGATGCCTGGAATCTGACTGGGACCCTGGCAGTGAAAGCTGGGACTACTGAAAACCCAGTTTAAGTGTTTGGGACTCAAATTGAGGGTGCGAGGGGCCAAGATAACTGGATCCCAGGACAGGCAGTTTGGCAGTAAGAACAAAGGAAAGAGACTGGGACCAAGATGCCTAGATCCCTGGTAAGGATGGGACTGGAAAGAGAAATGAGGGCTGGAAGAACCCAGAAGACTGGGTTCCGGAATAGCAGCAAGTCAGAATTCCAGGATCTCTGTCCACCCTCCTCTACTTCTTCCCTCTATGAggcaaagaaaagggaaggagggggctgaagaagaaatcaaaccaTGGATTTAGCCCCCAGGTAGCCACATGGATACATTCAGGGCCAGACAGACACAGGAATGATGGGGGAAAGAGGAATTTAGTGCTGCATTGGCCCtggagggggctgggaggggtctggaggctgaggaggggtAGTAGGGGTCGGTCCTGGGGTTGCATGACTCCGTCCTTTGCGGTGGCCCCGAACACAGTGTGTATGACCACAGCCTTCCTCGTCCTCGTCCTCACTCTCCGTGGAGCTCTCACCAAAGGCCCGAGGTTTCTCATAAATACAGCAGCCTGGATTTGGAGGGAGGAGctcagttaaaaagaaagaagaataagatGTTCAATCAGTGCCATTCCTACTGGATCTCTGAAAATTCCTACTTCCACCTCTGTTTCCTCCTACCTTCTAGGATACAGTTTTCCCAGGCCCATTCCCAGGGACTCAGGCACTAACcccttttattttgggggtactggggaccgaacccagggagactctatcactgaactgcatccccagtcctttttttttttttgaaacagggttttacTTAAAGTTATAGAGATTGTCCTCAAACTTATAACCCTCCTGCCtctcaatctcctgagttgctaggataaCAGGTGCACCCCACTGCCCCTGGCCCCTTTAGACAGACAAGAATCTGAAACCCTGCTACTCCTACTTCTTATACCTCTTGCCATCAGACCTTGATATATCACTGTTCTAGCCCCTTCCTACCTTTTTCCTTCTAACTTTAACCTCTTTTCCCTGAGAACCACCAAAAGAATCACCAAGAAAGTGACAGAATTGTGAGCATCTGGGGCCAGTGGATGTTAGAAGGTAGATATACAGGAAGAAATCTAAACTCTAGGGTTCCTCTGAGCCCACAATAACTCACATTTTGATGAACGGCGTCCCATGTGTTCATTGTCTACTGTGTCACTCGTCcattccacttttttttctgGCTTCCTTTTCCGAAGTTTGATAGTTAGACTCCGGTTCTCCTAAGGTTGAGAGGCATGAGCATACATATTAGTCTCCTACTGACTTCCTATTCCCTCCCAGAGgatctcctttcttttcttccctagcTCAATCAGTTCCACAGATATAGCACCAGAGGAACCAAgtactggaagaaaataaaatagaacaggtCTTTGCCCTCAGGGCATCCTTAATAGATATAATTTCCTGTTCTCAATAACCATCAGTATACAAAGAAGACACAATTTCTAACCTAGGGAAGATCCCAGCAAATCTTCAAAGGAAAATACAATCCTTGTTGCTTCTCTGACTTTCTGCCCATATCATCCTTGGTGGTATTAGCACATAAAAATTACTTTCAGTCCCCAGTGACTaatctttgggtttttttctccAGATTCCCCTATTCCTTTTCCCATTGAAGGAGGAACTTCATTCATTCTTACCTCACTCATTCCCAAGCCCACCTTCCCCATCTCTTATCCACCTATTTCCTCTCATCCTTAATAACAATTATTACTAACTCCCTTAatttggagattaaacccagtgcaATTATCTTCCTTTGAAAGCACCTTAACTTGTTCTTGCAAATATACTACTTGTTTTCCCACTCACATCCTCCCCTCTGATTTCTGAAAATACTACCTTCATCTTCTTCATTTCCTCTATTTCCTTTTATACTCATGCACTTAATAGCTATGTATTAATAAGCATGCTTCTGGTTAAATACCCCTACAGCTGGCTTTCAACCATACTTTCTTACATTGACCTTTCATTTCCTCCCAGCATTTTTCTTGTTCCTTAATTCACaatttcctttttatcatttataCGCTTTATTACAAACCACTACCCCAAGCAGCAACACCTATATCCCAACTATGACGTCCTACTGCATGTCTCTGCAACAGCCTCCTGCACCATCTCTGTCACTCCAAATATCCCCAATCCCTTGCGATTCTCTCAACCTCAGATATTCAATCCCAGACCTCCCAGATTCCCATGCCCAGTCGCTCCTTCACCTTTCGAAAGCCCTGTGCCCTCCCTCCCGGTATCTCCCAGACCCCTAAAGAGCACCGCCCCCCGCCTTTCTCACGGGCTCGGTTGTCACGGTAACCGTTGTCTCTGTGACGGTCTCACTCAGCCCGGCCCCTGCCTCCGCCATGGTTAAGgctgaggaaaaggaggaggggaggaaggggaatgaTACACCCTTCCCTTTTTCTGTGTCTCTGGGTTCTAAGAGAATCGGTATCCGATTCAGGTTAGTAGCAAGGATCCTCGGcctccttttttcccctcctccagGGCCTCCGTTTCCCCACCCGTGGGGATAACCTTCCAACCCCACTTCCGGCTCTCCACTTCCGGGTGTGACGCATTCTGCAGTCCCGCATTTCCCTTCCCCAGCACCAAATGCGTCAAAGCGCAGGCGTCGCCAGTTTAGTTCCTCCTTAATGTGACAGCGCGCAGGCGCTGCAAGAAGGCTAAACAAATTCAGCGGAAGGGGCGTCACTGCGGCTGTGGGAAGAGGGCAGTCGCGGGTTAAAGCAGAAAGGGGCGCTTGGAGGGGTAGGGTTGGGTCAGACGCAGCGGACCAGGTGCGGCGAGACGGGTCGCTTGGGGGCTGTTGCACGGAATTGAGATGCTAGTGGCTGACCCCACCCCGCCCCCTCCCTAAACTTGAGTGAGTGGGTGAGAGACCCGGGGAATAGGTGCAATAGTGAATCTTGTCTAGTTTTCGTTTCGTTATTGGTCCCTCTCGGTTTCTTTAACGAAAAATGGAACCTGGGAGCGGTTGGAAACCCACGATTAAGAATGAAGCAATCGAGCTGAGCGGGGTGgggcatgcttgtaatcccagcggctggggaggctgagacaggagaattgcgagttcaaagccagcctgagcaatagccaggcgctaagcaactcagtgagaccctgtctctaaataaaacacaaaatagggttggggatatggcccagtggtcgagtgccctgagttcaattcctggtacctggATTCGACactccgccaaaaaaaaaaaaaaatcaagcaatccaggggctgggatgtagcttagtggtagagcgctcgcctagcatatgtgaggcactggttcaagcctcagcaccatataaaaataaagaaagaaaagaaaaatatcgtgtccatctacaactaaaaaattggaaaaagcaATCAGGATTCTAGTTGTCGCCCTGCCTGTAGGTGTTTGAGCAGAGGGCACTTAATACACCTTCAAACTGGATTTTTCCATTCTACTAGGCCTTGGAGATGGCCTAGTAGATGCTTTTTCACTCCCAGTCTGGTGAAAAAGACAGGCATGCTCAAAACTAACCGAAGTATAAAACACTGAGGAGGCATTAACATATTAGTGAATATTAACATATTAGTGAATCTGATGAATGATGTGAATTTAGCTACATACTGCTTACATATTCTCTGGGGTGGAAAAGAGTACATTAACctgttgcagtaattcacttgcaggtcagcatgagaaagaaagaaataagaagcagagcaagcaaagcagcagcagaaaaaaaagtcctttattgtgtacaagcaatctttttatagtattgtgaacaaagaaggcagccttccaacatcaatgaatcaggtctttcagctaattaaacatagcacacagaagttttactttctaatcagaagtgacccacttctcatggctaatctactCTCGGCCTGGAGCATGTCGAGCTCTGCTcttgttaaaaacagataataaattttttcttagcgccctcctagcccacttggcagaacatcccgtttgcacgcaagtcctcccaaggacagcagacacctcgttttcaagcatgtccgctgttaccttatctaaaccttgaGGGAGCCTCTGGTTTGCGAGCaggccctcccaaggacagcagacacctcaagcatgtccgctgttacctatctataccttgacagaatatcccgtttgcaggcagactccatcaaggacagtaatagtaatgcagtcacatctgattctctacattAACCAGAGAAAGTTATATCATTTTATACAAATATGTGCACGTTTTTCAAGGAGCAAAAGAAAGTGGTAAAAGAAAAACCGGAGGGCagacatattttgtttttaggtaGAGAGCTTATAAAG
This portion of the Marmota flaviventris isolate mMarFla1 chromosome 6, mMarFla1.hap1, whole genome shotgun sequence genome encodes:
- the Rnf39 gene encoding RING finger protein 39 isoform X1; the protein is MEAPELGPGLVERLEQLATCPLCGGPFEDPVLLACEHSFCRACLARCWGNPPPTGTEGSPTACPCCGLPCPRRSLRSNVRLAVEVRISRGLREKLAEPGARLGRRRGGRIPTMGCLDPHGEDIRKTWRRFDAPAPKLSNSEEDLPDDYPVVKNMLHRLTADLTLDPGTAHRRLLISTDRRSVRLAPPGTPVPLDGPARFDQLPAVLGAQGFGAGRHCWEVETADAASYGDSSGEDEDDGESCYAVGAAGESVQRKGRIRLCPAEAVWAVEGRGGRLWALTAPEPTLLGGAGPPPKRIRVDLDWERGRVAFYDGRSLDLLFAFQAPGPLGERVFPLLCTCDPRAPLRIVPGEG
- the Ppp1r11 gene encoding E3 ubiquitin-protein ligase PPP1R11 — its product is MAEAGAGLSETVTETTVTVTTEPENRSLTIKLRKRKPEKKVEWTSDTVDNEHMGRRSSKCCCIYEKPRAFGESSTESEDEDEEGCGHTHCVRGHRKGRSHATPGPTPTTPPQPPDPSQPPPGPMQH